The following are encoded in a window of Salinigranum halophilum genomic DNA:
- a CDS encoding methyl-accepting chemotaxis protein: MNVQSILPAWLAQSYMRQFAATVLVVLVVVAGAGLFIQGMVSEELEHDTQNEMQTVAELQSNTFDQWVEENEEIVRLLSDLEGVEGDESTAIAQLAEEQEQLPETIQTIYLVDRQSGTVLESTGDVREGTTLDGLGVNWIDSSLTEMNRGETLVSQGFRRGDDELIAFASTGSADRAVVMTVDASERAESFSDPIEGGFTQVVDSHGVVEFAEDDAAVLAEYRGGTDSEALQRGLAGESGVVEEDSYLVAYAPVAGTDWVVLSHAPKSEAYHLVSTIQQDILILIGLVTAGFVAMGLTIGRGTVRALKDLEATAQELEDGNLEVLVETDRTDEIGQLYEAFGTMRDAVREQLQEANDLAAHLDSKAAEYDTAMERAAAGDLTVRVDPESENEAMRKVGEGFNEMAESVESTLVQVRSFADDVAAASEEVTASADEVSEASGEVAVAVQEISDGAVEQEEGLNEAAGEMTDLSATVEEIASSSAEVAKTAEAAADRAETGAEYANDAMAEMQRIERQSERSAEEVASLDDEMERISEVVSLIEGVAQQTNLLALNASIEAAAAGDAGDGFAVVAEEIKVLAEEVSESTAEIADLVDDVQGSTANAVDDMAEMRQRVASGADTVEEALDILDSIADDVGAANAGVQSISDATDEQAATSEQVVAVVDEVASISQQTAAEAQSVSAAAEEQTASLSEVSESADSLAASASELSSVLDAFELGERDGAGAAARARGGVGVAATDGGGHRETGRR; this comes from the coding sequence ATGAACGTACAGTCGATACTTCCAGCATGGCTCGCGCAGAGCTACATGCGTCAGTTCGCGGCCACGGTGCTCGTGGTCCTCGTCGTCGTCGCCGGCGCCGGACTGTTCATCCAGGGGATGGTCAGCGAGGAACTCGAACACGACACGCAGAACGAGATGCAGACCGTCGCTGAGCTGCAATCGAACACCTTCGACCAGTGGGTCGAGGAGAACGAAGAGATCGTCAGGCTGCTCTCAGACCTCGAAGGGGTCGAGGGGGACGAGTCGACGGCAATCGCGCAACTGGCCGAGGAGCAGGAACAGTTACCCGAGACGATTCAGACCATCTACCTCGTCGACCGGCAGTCCGGCACCGTACTCGAGAGCACTGGCGACGTCCGGGAAGGGACGACCCTCGACGGCCTGGGCGTCAACTGGATCGACTCCTCGCTGACCGAGATGAACAGGGGAGAGACGCTCGTCTCGCAGGGGTTCCGGCGAGGTGACGATGAACTCATCGCGTTCGCCAGCACCGGTTCGGCCGACCGGGCGGTCGTGATGACGGTTGACGCGTCCGAACGCGCCGAAAGCTTCAGCGACCCCATCGAGGGCGGCTTTACCCAGGTCGTCGACAGCCACGGGGTCGTCGAGTTCGCCGAGGACGACGCGGCGGTCCTCGCCGAGTACCGCGGCGGGACCGACAGCGAGGCACTCCAGCGCGGTCTCGCCGGCGAATCGGGCGTCGTCGAGGAGGACAGCTACCTCGTCGCGTACGCCCCTGTCGCGGGGACCGACTGGGTCGTCCTGTCACACGCGCCGAAGTCAGAGGCCTACCACCTCGTGAGCACCATCCAGCAGGACATCCTGATACTGATCGGCCTCGTCACCGCTGGCTTCGTCGCGATGGGGCTGACCATCGGCCGCGGGACGGTTCGCGCGCTGAAGGACCTCGAGGCCACCGCACAGGAACTCGAAGACGGCAACCTCGAGGTGTTGGTCGAGACCGACCGCACCGACGAAATCGGTCAGCTGTACGAGGCGTTCGGCACGATGCGCGACGCCGTCCGCGAGCAGTTGCAGGAGGCGAACGACCTCGCCGCCCACCTCGACAGCAAAGCCGCGGAGTACGACACCGCGATGGAACGGGCGGCTGCGGGTGACCTCACGGTCAGGGTCGACCCCGAGAGCGAGAACGAGGCGATGCGGAAGGTCGGCGAGGGGTTCAACGAGATGGCCGAGTCGGTCGAGTCGACCCTCGTGCAGGTGCGGAGTTTCGCCGACGACGTCGCGGCGGCCAGCGAGGAGGTGACCGCCAGTGCCGACGAAGTGAGCGAGGCCAGCGGCGAAGTCGCCGTCGCCGTCCAGGAGATATCCGACGGGGCGGTCGAGCAGGAGGAGGGACTCAACGAGGCCGCCGGCGAGATGACCGACCTCTCGGCGACGGTCGAGGAGATCGCCTCCTCCTCGGCGGAGGTAGCCAAGACCGCCGAGGCGGCAGCCGACCGTGCCGAGACCGGTGCGGAGTACGCGAACGACGCGATGGCGGAGATGCAGCGTATCGAGCGTCAGAGCGAACGGTCGGCCGAGGAAGTAGCGTCGCTGGACGACGAGATGGAACGCATCAGCGAGGTGGTGTCGCTCATCGAAGGGGTGGCCCAGCAGACCAACCTCCTCGCCCTCAACGCCTCCATCGAGGCGGCCGCCGCGGGGGACGCGGGCGACGGGTTCGCGGTCGTTGCGGAGGAGATCAAGGTGCTCGCCGAGGAGGTCTCCGAGTCGACTGCCGAGATCGCCGACCTCGTCGACGACGTCCAGGGCTCGACGGCGAACGCCGTCGACGACATGGCGGAGATGCGCCAGCGGGTGGCGAGCGGCGCCGACACCGTCGAAGAGGCGCTCGACATCCTCGACAGCATCGCGGACGACGTCGGCGCGGCGAACGCGGGCGTCCAGTCCATCAGCGACGCCACCGACGAACAGGCGGCCACGTCCGAACAGGTGGTCGCGGTGGTCGACGAAGTCGCGAGCATCAGCCAGCAGACCGCCGCGGAGGCACAGTCGGTCTCGGCTGCCGCCGAGGAACAGACCGCCTCGCTCTCGGAGGTCTCCGAGAGCGCCGATTCGTTGGCCGCGAGCGCCTCGGAACTGTCGTCGGTGCTGGATGCGTTCGAACTCGGCGAGCGCGACGGCGCGGGCGCTGCGGCGCGGGCACGGGGTGGCGTCGGCGTGGCTGCGACCGACGGTGGCGGACACCGGGAAACCGGACGACGGTAA
- a CDS encoding 2Fe-2S iron-sulfur cluster-binding protein, which yields MVEINAVGLGMGVLLTLIAVALHYSRGTGWQSTQDISQEVLERRAETVPETDFPEPMNRSIGGGAAAAVAAGAGAEGAELEEGEGGTVEESGPGDIPEDEVEYFEVEYIKEGETIEVANNKTILESGEDNGWDLPYACRQGSCVSCAGQIQDGPSEDYVVHDNQQMLDEGELEDGYTLTCVAYPRGSFSIETGKAP from the coding sequence ATGGTCGAGATTAACGCCGTGGGACTCGGTATGGGCGTCCTGCTGACGCTCATCGCCGTCGCGCTGCACTACTCCAGAGGGACGGGGTGGCAGTCGACCCAGGACATCTCCCAGGAGGTGCTCGAACGCCGGGCGGAGACGGTCCCGGAGACGGACTTCCCCGAACCGATGAACCGCTCTATCGGCGGTGGCGCCGCTGCTGCCGTCGCCGCGGGCGCTGGCGCCGAGGGTGCGGAACTCGAAGAGGGCGAGGGGGGCACCGTCGAGGAGAGCGGTCCGGGCGACATCCCCGAGGACGAGGTCGAATACTTCGAGGTCGAGTACATCAAAGAGGGCGAGACCATCGAGGTCGCCAACAACAAGACGATCCTCGAATCCGGCGAGGACAACGGCTGGGACTTACCATATGCATGCCGCCAGGGGTCGTGCGTCTCCTGTGCCGGACAGATCCAGGACGGTCCCTCCGAGGATTACGTCGTCCACGACAACCAGCAGATGCTCGACGAGGGCGAGCTCGAAGACGGCTACACCCTCACCTGCGTGGCGTACCCGCGCGGCTCGTTCTCTATCGAGACGGGCAAAGCGCCCTAG
- a CDS encoding FAD binding domain-containing protein, producing MYPADFEYYRAGSVREAIDLLSTHEGAELLAGGHGLFPLMKTREHTPSALVDIGRVDGLTGVDVQAGTVSVGALTTHADLAASESLRDTAAALADAAGELGDLQVRNGGTIGGNIAHADPRSDPPAALLALGGAVHVEGPDGERTIDVDDFFAGAFETALADGELVTSFSIPAHGDGAVSAYVRYRNPLSGYALVGVGVSLHVDDDRVQSARVAATGVLDAPFRLDAVEAALDGSPLDTDAVSDAAAQAAAGIDAGDVQSDVQASGEYRLGVLPTYTERALDAAIERLGG from the coding sequence ATGTACCCCGCGGACTTCGAATACTACCGCGCGGGCTCCGTCCGAGAGGCTATCGACCTGCTCAGTACCCACGAGGGGGCTGAGCTCCTCGCCGGTGGTCACGGCCTTTTCCCGCTGATGAAGACACGCGAGCACACGCCGTCCGCACTGGTCGATATCGGCCGCGTCGACGGCCTCACCGGCGTCGACGTACAGGCGGGGACGGTCTCGGTCGGCGCGCTGACGACCCACGCGGACCTGGCAGCCTCCGAGTCGCTCCGAGACACTGCCGCTGCCCTCGCTGACGCGGCGGGCGAGTTGGGCGACCTCCAGGTGCGAAACGGCGGCACCATCGGCGGGAACATCGCCCACGCCGACCCGCGCTCGGACCCCCCGGCCGCCCTGCTCGCACTCGGCGGTGCGGTCCACGTCGAGGGGCCCGACGGCGAGCGCACCATCGACGTCGACGACTTCTTCGCGGGAGCGTTCGAGACGGCACTCGCCGACGGCGAACTCGTGACGTCGTTCTCGATTCCGGCCCACGGAGACGGCGCGGTGAGCGCGTACGTCCGCTACCGTAACCCCCTCTCGGGCTACGCGCTCGTGGGCGTTGGCGTCTCACTGCACGTCGACGACGACCGGGTTCAGTCGGCCCGGGTGGCCGCGACGGGCGTCCTCGACGCCCCGTTCCGCCTCGACGCCGTCGAGGCAGCCCTCGACGGCTCGCCGCTCGACACCGACGCCGTGAGCGACGCGGCGGCGCAGGCGGCCGCCGGCATCGATGCCGGCGATGTCCAGTCCGACGTCCAGGCCTCGGGCGAGTACCGACTCGGCGTGTTGCCGACGTACACGGAGCGGGCACTGGACGCGGCAATCGAGCGGCTCGGCGGCTGA
- a CDS encoding xanthine dehydrogenase family protein molybdopterin-binding subunit translates to MSESTAEERAASEVFGSRVARREDIPLLTGTGEYTDDVRLAGELHLAIRRSDHAHARLVNVDTSAAEAHEGVVAVFTGDDVAETGIPNSIPTAWSLPGLVTPQYRILAVDKVRHLGDGIAAVVAESREAAHDAAALVEVEYDPLDAVVDPVAAVSGDYPPVHDEAEDNVAFDFTLGDDALVDEAFASASHTVSVDLRQQRVIPNAMEPRAALADYDPHTEDLRIWMTSQNPHLHRMLLAGTSLGLPENKIQVIAPEVGGGFGSKIYHYPDEAVTAWCSMQLGSPVRWQATRSEGYLTDCHGRDHTTTAEMALDAEGTVLGMRVETYAGLGAHLSQFATATPSYLYATILSGQYAIPAIHCRVVGAFTNTTPVDAYRGAGRAEGNYVVERLMDVAAAELGVDAADLRRRNLVPADAFPYETCVAVVYDSGDYERAMDHALDLVGYDDLRERQAELRDEGRYLGIGVANFVESAGLSPSKAAGQLGAVAGGWESSIVRFDMSGTVTVLAGTADQGQGHRTTYAQIVARELGVPLDSVEVVEGDTDQIPQGMGTYGSRSAPVGGGSIALAARDVREKARTLAAHKLEASEDDLEFENGTFSVTGAPDRSIHIQEVAHEAYLGFDLPEGMDPGLEATQFYDPENFTFPFGTHVCVVEVDAETGEVAVERYVAVDDCGEVINPMIVEGQVHGGVAQGIGVALYEEGAYDDDGRLRTRRMDEYAVPAATMLPDFETDATVTPSPHNPLGVKGVGESATIGATPATVAAVCDALAPFGVTHLDMPLTPEKLWTAMREGEVS, encoded by the coding sequence ATGAGCGAGTCGACGGCCGAAGAGCGCGCCGCCAGCGAGGTGTTCGGCTCTCGGGTCGCCCGCCGCGAAGACATCCCGCTGCTCACGGGGACTGGCGAGTACACCGACGACGTCCGCCTCGCGGGCGAACTCCACCTGGCCATCCGCCGGAGCGACCACGCCCACGCCCGACTGGTGAACGTCGACACCAGCGCCGCCGAAGCCCACGAGGGCGTCGTCGCGGTCTTCACCGGTGACGACGTCGCGGAGACCGGCATCCCGAACAGTATCCCGACGGCCTGGTCGCTGCCGGGGTTGGTCACGCCTCAGTACCGCATCCTCGCGGTCGACAAGGTCCGCCACCTGGGCGACGGAATCGCCGCCGTCGTCGCCGAGTCGCGCGAGGCCGCCCACGACGCGGCCGCACTCGTCGAGGTCGAGTACGACCCGCTCGACGCCGTCGTCGACCCGGTCGCGGCCGTCTCCGGTGACTATCCGCCCGTCCACGACGAGGCCGAAGACAACGTCGCGTTCGACTTCACGCTCGGGGACGACGCTCTCGTCGACGAGGCGTTCGCGAGCGCCTCCCACACCGTCTCCGTCGACCTCCGCCAGCAGCGGGTCATCCCGAACGCCATGGAACCCCGCGCGGCGCTCGCGGACTACGACCCTCACACGGAGGACCTCCGCATCTGGATGACGAGTCAGAACCCCCACCTCCACCGGATGCTCCTCGCGGGGACGAGCCTGGGGCTCCCCGAGAACAAGATACAGGTCATCGCGCCCGAGGTGGGTGGCGGGTTCGGCTCGAAGATCTACCACTACCCCGACGAGGCCGTCACGGCGTGGTGTTCGATGCAACTCGGCTCGCCCGTCCGGTGGCAGGCCACGCGGTCGGAGGGCTACCTGACCGACTGTCACGGGCGCGACCACACCACCACGGCCGAGATGGCCCTCGACGCCGAGGGAACGGTCCTCGGGATGCGCGTCGAGACCTACGCCGGCCTCGGGGCTCACCTCTCGCAGTTCGCCACCGCCACGCCGTCGTACCTCTACGCGACCATCCTCTCGGGACAGTACGCCATCCCCGCCATCCACTGCCGCGTCGTCGGTGCGTTCACCAACACGACGCCGGTCGACGCCTACCGGGGTGCGGGACGGGCCGAGGGGAACTACGTCGTCGAACGACTGATGGACGTCGCCGCCGCCGAACTGGGAGTGGACGCCGCCGACCTCCGCAGGCGGAACCTCGTTCCCGCCGACGCGTTCCCGTACGAGACGTGCGTCGCCGTCGTCTACGACAGCGGCGACTACGAGCGGGCGATGGACCACGCGCTCGACCTCGTCGGCTACGACGACCTCCGCGAGCGGCAGGCGGAACTGCGAGACGAGGGTCGCTACCTGGGTATCGGGGTCGCCAACTTCGTCGAGAGCGCGGGACTTTCCCCCTCGAAGGCGGCCGGTCAGCTCGGTGCCGTCGCCGGTGGCTGGGAGAGTTCCATCGTCCGGTTCGACATGTCCGGGACGGTCACCGTCCTCGCCGGGACGGCCGACCAGGGACAGGGCCACCGAACGACCTACGCGCAGATCGTCGCGCGCGAACTCGGCGTCCCGCTGGACAGTGTCGAGGTCGTCGAGGGCGACACGGACCAGATTCCCCAGGGAATGGGCACCTACGGGAGCCGAAGCGCTCCCGTCGGCGGCGGCTCCATCGCCCTCGCCGCTCGCGACGTCCGCGAGAAGGCCCGAACGCTCGCCGCGCACAAACTCGAAGCCAGCGAGGACGACCTGGAGTTCGAGAACGGGACGTTCAGCGTGACGGGCGCGCCCGACCGCTCGATCCACATCCAGGAGGTCGCCCACGAGGCGTACCTCGGATTCGACCTCCCCGAGGGGATGGACCCCGGTCTCGAGGCGACCCAGTTTTACGACCCCGAGAACTTCACGTTCCCGTTCGGGACGCACGTCTGCGTCGTCGAAGTCGACGCGGAGACGGGAGAGGTCGCCGTCGAGCGGTACGTCGCCGTCGACGACTGCGGCGAGGTCATCAACCCGATGATCGTCGAGGGTCAGGTCCACGGCGGCGTCGCGCAGGGTATCGGGGTCGCCCTCTACGAGGAGGGGGCCTACGACGACGACGGCCGTCTCCGCACCCGACGGATGGACGAGTACGCCGTCCCCGCCGCGACGATGCTTCCCGACTTCGAGACGGACGCGACGGTCACGCCGAGTCCACACAACCCGCTCGGGGTGAAAGGCGTCGGCGAATCCGCGACGATCGGTGCCACGCCCGCGACGGTCGCCGCGGTCTGTGACGCCCTCGCGCCGTTCGGGGTCACGCACCTCGACATGCCGCTCACCCCGGAGAAGCTCTGGACCGCAATGCGCGAGGGGGAGGTGTCGTAG
- a CDS encoding (2Fe-2S)-binding protein — translation MSTHDITLTVNGTDHDLTVASRTLLVDALREELGYTGTHVGCETTRCGACTVLVDGRALKSCNVLAVQADGRAVETIEGVANGELHPVQEAFQTEHGLQCGYCTPGMVVTARALLDSNPDPSREEIREAIEGNLCRCTGYHNIVDAVESAAATLREDSA, via the coding sequence ATGAGTACACACGACATCACCCTGACCGTCAACGGCACCGACCACGACCTCACCGTCGCCTCGCGGACGCTCCTCGTCGACGCGCTCCGAGAAGAGCTCGGGTACACGGGCACCCACGTCGGCTGTGAGACCACGCGCTGTGGGGCCTGTACCGTCCTCGTCGACGGCCGCGCGCTGAAGTCCTGTAACGTCCTCGCCGTCCAGGCCGACGGGCGAGCCGTCGAGACCATTGAGGGCGTCGCCAACGGCGAGTTACACCCCGTTCAAGAGGCTTTCCAGACCGAACACGGCCTGCAGTGCGGCTACTGCACGCCGGGGATGGTCGTCACCGCCCGCGCGCTGCTCGACTCGAACCCCGACCCCTCTCGCGAGGAGATCCGCGAGGCTATCGAGGGCAACCTCTGTCGCTGCACGGGGTATCACAACATCGTCGACGCGGTGGAGTCGGCCGCCGCGACCCTCCGGGAGGACTCCGCATGA
- a CDS encoding non-histone chromosomal MC1 family protein, translating into MFNHKRRFALRENRKENSVFENKSPRQAALKVARRLEPRENEADAVINPERIRLRERGSSKDRTLIPS; encoded by the coding sequence ATGTTCAATCACAAGCGGCGGTTCGCTCTCAGGGAAAACAGGAAGGAAAACAGCGTCTTTGAGAATAAATCTCCACGTCAGGCGGCTTTGAAAGTGGCTCGACGACTTGAACCGAGAGAGAACGAGGCGGATGCGGTAATAAATCCAGAGCGAATACGTCTCCGCGAACGTGGAAGCAGCAAGGACAGAACCCTTATTCCGAGTTGA
- a CDS encoding type II toxin-antitoxin system RelE family toxin, with product MATVLLHPDVEKKLQSLPNDIEDRIRSKLKDAGANPDRHLKPLKGRDEYSLRIGKRRAIIDWDKERDELRVLEIDTRDTVYQ from the coding sequence ATGGCGACGGTTCTGTTGCATCCCGACGTCGAGAAGAAGCTCCAATCGCTCCCGAACGACATCGAAGACCGGATTCGGTCGAAACTGAAGGACGCAGGGGCGAATCCCGATCGCCACCTGAAGCCGCTGAAAGGTCGAGACGAGTACTCGCTCCGGATCGGAAAACGCCGCGCGATCATCGACTGGGACAAGGAACGAGACGAACTCCGGGTGCTGGAGATCGATACCAGAGACACCGTATATCAGTGA
- a CDS encoding winged-helix domain-containing protein: protein MSQGRDESGRFEQTVTEQEILKVFDYEDDPVLTAPEVAEGVRRFGKQITSEGIRSRLEQMADKGLVSRKKLGARAVGWWAEVAPELDAETADRVDARKESDEWAEL from the coding sequence ATGAGCCAAGGACGAGACGAATCGGGACGGTTTGAGCAGACCGTTACCGAGCAAGAAATCCTCAAAGTCTTCGACTACGAGGACGACCCAGTTCTCACCGCTCCCGAAGTCGCCGAGGGAGTGCGAAGGTTCGGAAAACAGATCACTTCCGAGGGTATTCGTAGTCGGCTCGAACAGATGGCTGACAAAGGGTTAGTGAGCAGGAAGAAACTCGGTGCGAGAGCGGTCGGGTGGTGGGCAGAAGTGGCACCGGAACTCGATGCTGAAACCGCTGATCGAGTTGACGCCCGGAAAGAGTCTGACGAGTGGGCAGAACTGTAG
- a CDS encoding tyrosine-type recombinase/integrase gives MDTLRVFIRWCGTIDAVPTDLWSKVVSPSLADGENSRDVMLDSEVADGILDYLSTYEYASERHVTFLLIWHALLRRGAIHALDVDDYDPQEMSLDVRHRPETETPIKNKFNGERFIALSAETCSVLDAWIADRRPDSVDEFGRHPLVSTAQGRAHLTTIQSYVYSMTRPCEFTGECPHNRSTSDCQPAIDRSQAVACPSSVSPHAVRRGAITHWLNSDVPEPVVSARANISTAVLVEHYDRRTEREKMEQRRRYLNQI, from the coding sequence ATGGATACCCTCCGGGTGTTCATTCGGTGGTGCGGAACAATCGACGCAGTTCCCACAGACCTCTGGTCGAAGGTCGTCTCTCCTAGTCTGGCGGACGGGGAGAATTCTCGGGACGTGATGTTGGACTCGGAAGTCGCCGATGGTATTCTTGACTATCTCTCTACGTACGAGTACGCGTCCGAACGGCACGTTACTTTTCTCTTGATTTGGCACGCCTTGCTCAGAAGAGGTGCAATTCATGCGCTGGACGTGGATGATTACGACCCACAGGAGATGTCACTAGATGTGCGGCACCGTCCGGAGACAGAGACTCCAATCAAGAACAAATTCAATGGAGAGCGGTTCATCGCGCTTTCGGCGGAGACCTGTTCGGTGCTAGATGCTTGGATTGCAGACCGCCGACCAGATTCAGTTGACGAGTTCGGTCGCCACCCCCTCGTTTCCACTGCCCAAGGCCGGGCGCATCTCACCACCATTCAGAGCTACGTCTACTCGATGACCCGGCCCTGTGAGTTCACTGGCGAGTGCCCGCACAACCGATCGACCTCAGACTGTCAGCCTGCAATCGATCGGAGCCAAGCAGTCGCGTGTCCGTCGTCGGTGTCACCGCACGCCGTTCGTCGCGGTGCAATCACGCACTGGTTAAACTCGGACGTACCTGAACCGGTCGTCAGTGCGAGGGCGAACATCTCTACCGCGGTTCTGGTTGAACACTACGACCGCCGAACAGAACGCGAGAAGATGGAACAACGACGGAGGTATCTCAATCAGATCTGA
- a CDS encoding HVO_A0114 family putative DNA-binding protein, protein MTDNTNVLLVTVDSETNPYEEGLEAIQQLTADESIDQPATVRFPNESQLTEVFNERTYTLLRVIRDEAPESIRETARLVGRDKKNVHQELTTLEALGVIRFEEAGRAKKPVFPYDELIVIPLARGSGDGAAAAP, encoded by the coding sequence ATGACTGACAACACGAACGTACTGCTGGTCACGGTCGATAGCGAGACGAATCCCTACGAGGAGGGTCTAGAAGCGATTCAACAGCTCACGGCTGACGAGAGCATCGACCAGCCAGCAACCGTTCGATTCCCGAACGAATCCCAACTGACCGAGGTGTTCAACGAGCGCACCTACACGCTCCTGCGTGTGATCAGAGACGAGGCTCCGGAGAGCATCCGCGAAACTGCGCGGCTGGTCGGCCGAGACAAGAAGAACGTCCATCAAGAACTGACGACGCTGGAGGCGCTCGGGGTGATTCGCTTCGAGGAAGCGGGGCGGGCGAAGAAACCGGTGTTCCCGTACGACGAACTGATCGTGATACCGCTCGCTCGCGGCTCCGGTGACGGTGCGGCGGCAGCACCGTAA
- a CDS encoding toxin-antitoxin system TumE family protein, producing MEPTADELDGYSNATVYEDGTVVRVSVRRTEDEAYPSGWRYTFHYGALVPGPDTLEDGTIRRYDNAHEDTKGHELHAAPDPEPEFIEFLGVEELYERFWNEIPKPRFGPSDDTGDIHD from the coding sequence ATGGAACCAACGGCTGACGAACTCGATGGGTACAGTAATGCCACGGTGTACGAGGACGGCACTGTGGTCCGCGTGTCCGTTCGTCGGACCGAGGACGAGGCGTACCCATCGGGATGGCGGTACACGTTTCACTACGGCGCACTGGTTCCCGGTCCAGATACGCTCGAAGACGGGACGATCCGCCGCTACGACAACGCCCACGAGGACACGAAAGGCCACGAACTCCACGCCGCTCCCGACCCGGAACCGGAATTTATCGAGTTCCTCGGAGTGGAGGAACTTTACGAGCGGTTCTGGAACGAGATCCCGAAACCACGGTTCGGCCCATCCGACGACACTGGTGATATCCATGACTGA
- a CDS encoding ZIP family metal transporter, which translates to MVVDSFTQWFGSDPVVHGLVGGLVIALLNLLGASLVFVWRNPSDRAMDGALGFAAGVMLAASFTSLIIPGIETYSNGNPLPVLFGIALGAAFLDRSDVLVPHAHYLLSGRRRTDAANPGENLPVEDERLAGVVLFILAITLHNMPEGLAVGVGFGSGDLATAIPLMLAIGIQNIPEGLAVSVAAINAGLDKRFYAVFAGIRSGVVEIPLAVLGAYAVQTVSALLPYAMGFAAGAMLFVIMDEIVPETHLKGHERVATLGTILGAIVMLYLDISLG; encoded by the coding sequence GTGGTCGTTGACTCGTTCACGCAGTGGTTCGGCTCCGACCCGGTCGTACACGGACTGGTCGGCGGGTTGGTCATCGCGCTGCTCAACCTGCTGGGGGCGTCGCTCGTCTTCGTGTGGCGAAACCCCTCGGACCGAGCGATGGACGGCGCACTCGGGTTCGCCGCCGGCGTGATGCTCGCGGCGAGTTTCACCAGCCTCATCATCCCCGGAATCGAGACGTACTCGAACGGGAACCCGCTCCCTGTGCTGTTCGGCATCGCGCTCGGCGCCGCCTTCTTGGACCGCTCGGACGTCCTCGTTCCGCACGCGCACTACCTCCTGTCCGGACGGCGTCGAACGGACGCCGCGAACCCGGGAGAGAACCTGCCGGTGGAGGACGAACGACTCGCCGGCGTCGTGTTGTTCATCCTGGCGATCACCCTCCACAACATGCCCGAGGGCCTCGCCGTCGGCGTCGGCTTCGGAAGCGGCGACCTCGCCACGGCGATCCCGTTGATGCTCGCCATCGGCATCCAGAACATCCCGGAGGGGCTCGCGGTGTCGGTGGCGGCAATCAACGCCGGGCTGGACAAGCGCTTCTACGCGGTCTTCGCCGGGATTCGGTCGGGCGTCGTCGAGATTCCCCTTGCAGTGCTGGGCGCGTACGCGGTACAGACCGTATCGGCGCTGCTGCCCTACGCGATGGGGTTCGCGGCGGGGGCGATGCTGTTCGTCATCATGGACGAGATCGTGCCGGAGACGCACCTCAAGGGCCACGAGCGCGTCGCGACCCTGGGAACGATACTGGGCGCGATCGTGATGCTCTACCTCGACATCTCGCTCGGATAG
- a CDS encoding ZIP family metal transporter: MGPFSWTVATTVGISLIAWIGVFTLFLRDELVDRLLLVLVALAAGGLIGGAFLHLLPQAIADAGSQDTFSLFLWFIGGFCLFFALEQFIHWHHHHAVTHEHEPVSYLVLLSDTLHNFIDGLVVAAAFLSSVPLGLVTAAAIALHEIPQEIGDFGVLVYGGFDRRQALVLNYLTQSTVVLGGVVGAFLGGALTGVPTVLLPFAAGNFVYIASSDLIPEIKQETDLRRSVVYFAVFLTGIGLMLAVRFLRSVASRPDVF; this comes from the coding sequence ATGGGACCGTTCAGTTGGACCGTCGCGACGACCGTCGGAATCAGCCTCATCGCGTGGATCGGCGTTTTTACGCTCTTCCTCCGGGACGAACTGGTCGACCGCCTGCTACTGGTGCTCGTCGCGCTGGCCGCGGGCGGCCTCATCGGTGGGGCGTTCTTGCATCTGCTCCCCCAGGCAATCGCCGACGCGGGGAGCCAGGACACGTTCTCCCTGTTCCTCTGGTTTATCGGTGGCTTCTGTCTGTTCTTCGCCCTTGAGCAGTTCATCCACTGGCACCATCACCACGCCGTGACGCACGAGCACGAACCGGTGTCGTACCTGGTGTTACTCTCCGATACGCTGCACAACTTCATCGACGGCCTCGTCGTCGCTGCGGCGTTCTTGTCGTCCGTCCCGCTCGGCCTGGTGACCGCCGCCGCCATCGCGCTCCACGAGATTCCACAGGAGATCGGCGACTTCGGCGTCCTCGTCTACGGCGGGTTCGACAGACGCCAGGCGCTCGTGTTGAACTATCTGACCCAGTCGACGGTCGTCCTGGGCGGCGTCGTGGGCGCGTTCCTCGGCGGGGCCCTCACGGGTGTGCCGACCGTCCTGTTGCCGTTCGCTGCGGGAAACTTCGTCTACATCGCCAGTTCGGACCTCATCCCCGAAATAAAACAAGAGACTGACCTCCGGCGGTCCGTCGTCTACTTCGCCGTCTTCCTGACCGGCATCGGGCTGATGCTAGCCGTTCGATTCCTCCGGAGCGTCGCCTCCCGCCCCGACGTCTTCTGA